The Nonlabens spongiae genome contains a region encoding:
- a CDS encoding nucleoid-associated protein, which translates to MINLFNTRIENLAIHRVGNKNKGELLLTSSNTTPLDDEMHSLLKEYFLKPFRSKEEAYYSFHHEEDLEFHEMYAFAKAIFNTPASLLDTSKKIAKHLYQQSDHPHIRSGEIYVCHLENLMVDNNKVDAVGIFKSEIKQEFLQFEEREDDLRMILQQGVNLNKLDKGAIIFNVEEESGYKILSVDSNRYDAKYWLESFLGVDVFEDENFFTKKYLKFCQDFAKEVVLPAEDKKEEVMFMNRAVNHFAKNDDFEETVFLNETLENPELIPEFKNYKVEKGPKYSIEDVSSFPISNTAVTAARKGIKSVINLDTHVQIKMDFTNSDSAEKFIEKGWDEERQMYYYLVYFNREEKK; encoded by the coding sequence ATGATCAATCTATTCAATACCCGCATTGAAAACCTCGCCATCCACCGCGTGGGCAATAAGAATAAAGGCGAGCTATTGCTTACCTCCAGCAACACCACACCGCTGGACGATGAGATGCACTCGCTACTCAAGGAGTATTTCTTGAAACCCTTCCGCTCTAAGGAGGAGGCTTATTACAGCTTTCACCATGAAGAAGACTTGGAGTTTCATGAGATGTACGCTTTCGCGAAAGCGATATTTAACACACCAGCTTCTCTGCTGGATACGAGTAAAAAGATTGCCAAACACCTCTATCAACAGTCAGATCATCCACACATACGAAGTGGTGAGATATACGTCTGTCATCTAGAAAACCTGATGGTGGACAACAATAAGGTGGACGCCGTCGGGATATTCAAAAGCGAGATCAAGCAAGAATTTTTGCAGTTTGAGGAACGTGAAGACGATTTACGCATGATCCTGCAGCAAGGTGTGAATCTTAACAAACTGGACAAAGGTGCCATCATTTTTAATGTTGAAGAAGAATCGGGCTATAAGATCCTATCAGTAGACAGCAACCGCTATGATGCAAAATACTGGCTGGAGAGCTTTTTGGGTGTTGATGTTTTTGAGGACGAGAACTTTTTCACTAAGAAATACCTCAAATTCTGTCAGGATTTTGCCAAAGAAGTCGTCCTACCAGCCGAGGACAAAAAAGAAGAGGTAATGTTCATGAACCGTGCGGTGAACCACTTTGCGAAGAATGACGATTTTGAAGAAACGGTATTCTTAAATGAGACATTAGAAAATCCAGAACTCATACCCGAGTTCAAGAATTACAAAGTTGAGAAAGGCCCCAAATACAGCATTGAAGACGTGAGCTCCTTCCCTATCTCAAATACGGCCGTGACCGCGGCTAGAAAGGGCATTAAGAGCGTGATCAACCTCGACACCCACGTTCAAATCAAAATGGACTTTACCAACAGCGACAGCGCAGAAAAATTCATCGAGAAAGGCTGGGACGAGGAACGCCAGATGTATTACTACCTCGTTTATTTCAATCGTGAGGAGAAGAAGTAA
- a CDS encoding SDR family oxidoreductase, with protein MENILVAGATGTTGRQVVDFLSKSQYYNPIAMVRKEEQKAEFQAKQVDCVLADLEDDVTPAFQGSKPIDKVLFAAGSGGKKVVEVDREGAKKLVDASKTNNIRKFVMLSSMGADNPEQADDLKEYLKAKHNADEYLKNSGLNYSIVRPGSLTNEELTNKIKLDKNLGEMGEISRANVAQTLTRALSDDVANKQTFEILDGDTLIGEALDKVSTD; from the coding sequence ATGGAAAATATTTTAGTAGCAGGTGCCACAGGTACTACAGGAAGACAAGTCGTGGATTTTTTGAGCAAATCACAATATTATAATCCTATCGCTATGGTGCGTAAGGAAGAACAGAAAGCCGAATTTCAAGCAAAACAAGTCGATTGTGTCCTCGCCGATCTAGAGGATGATGTTACCCCAGCATTTCAAGGTAGTAAGCCCATTGATAAAGTTCTTTTTGCCGCTGGATCTGGAGGTAAAAAGGTGGTAGAAGTAGACCGAGAAGGTGCTAAGAAATTGGTTGATGCTTCCAAAACAAACAACATACGCAAATTTGTGATGTTGAGTTCTATGGGAGCTGATAATCCTGAACAGGCCGATGATCTCAAGGAATATCTCAAAGCAAAACACAACGCTGATGAATACCTAAAAAATAGCGGTCTTAATTACAGTATTGTACGTCCAGGTTCTTTGACAAATGAAGAATTGACCAACAAAATCAAGTTGGACAAGAATCTTGGCGAAATGGGAGAAATAAGTCGTGCCAATGTCGCTCAAACACTCACCAGAGCATTAAGTGATGATGTAGCAAATAAACAAACCTTTGAAATTTTGGATGGTGATACTTTGATAGGGGAAGCTCTTGATAAAGTCTCTACCGATTGA
- a CDS encoding DNA topoisomerase IV — protein sequence MRFMILIVLIFATASCYENPRECSDFRTGSFEWTQESGGKLLTTTFTRTDSLQIETFEGVTDTSRVEWINECEWRIIPINPETNAESRAYLFKIMRTEKDSYDFEFRQSGRDQIYKGSATRID from the coding sequence CAGCGAGTTGTTATGAAAATCCTAGGGAATGTTCTGATTTCAGAACCGGTAGCTTTGAATGGACACAAGAATCGGGTGGTAAACTTCTAACCACTACTTTCACAAGAACAGATAGTTTGCAAATTGAAACCTTTGAAGGAGTTACTGACACGAGCCGAGTGGAATGGATCAACGAGTGCGAGTGGCGTATCATCCCTATCAATCCTGAAACTAACGCAGAAAGCCGCGCTTACCTATTTAAAATCATGCGTACCGAAAAAGATTCCTATGATTTTGAATTCCGCCAGTCGGGTCGCGATCAGATTTATAAGGGATCTGCAACAAGGATCGATTGA
- a CDS encoding DNA cytosine methyltransferase, translating to MKYWEEINEKLKPWIDTDLDKTVLDLFAGCGGLSLGFEANGFKTIGYEMDENATKTYNKNLLGKCFQQKLATDTEYPKADIVIGGPPCQPFSVGGKQLGLKDSRDGFPIFLSAIQQIDPEVLLFENVRGMLYKNKWYLKEVIDELENLGYFINYALLNAKDYEVPQNRERVIVLGTKKRNRLPKKINRKVTAGEALGELAFQFNDNSKFFTKSMDEYVAKYEKASKCINPRDLYLNRPARTLTCRNLAGATGDMHRVRLKDGRRRRITVREAARLQSFPDWFTFVGTETNQFYQIGNAVAPYFAFHLAKNVKNYLSNEQTYLITENQQFKLFENEAIYQSR from the coding sequence ATGAAATATTGGGAAGAAATAAATGAAAAACTAAAGCCTTGGATTGATACTGATTTAGATAAGACGGTACTAGATTTATTTGCAGGCTGTGGTGGGCTCTCTCTTGGATTTGAGGCCAATGGATTTAAAACCATTGGTTATGAAATGGATGAAAACGCTACCAAAACCTACAACAAAAACTTATTAGGAAAATGCTTCCAACAAAAGTTAGCGACCGATACTGAATATCCAAAGGCTGATATAGTTATCGGTGGACCACCTTGCCAACCATTTAGCGTTGGTGGAAAACAACTTGGACTTAAAGATTCCCGTGACGGGTTTCCGATTTTTTTATCTGCCATCCAACAAATTGACCCAGAGGTTCTTCTTTTTGAAAATGTTCGTGGAATGCTTTACAAAAACAAATGGTATCTCAAAGAGGTAATTGACGAACTTGAAAACCTCGGTTATTTCATAAATTATGCATTGTTAAATGCAAAAGATTATGAAGTTCCTCAAAACAGGGAAAGGGTCATTGTACTAGGCACGAAAAAGCGAAACAGACTTCCAAAGAAAATTAATAGAAAAGTAACAGCTGGTGAAGCCCTAGGAGAATTGGCTTTTCAATTCAATGATAATTCTAAGTTTTTTACTAAATCAATGGATGAATATGTTGCCAAATATGAGAAAGCATCCAAATGTATAAATCCAAGAGACCTATATCTAAATAGACCTGCCCGAACTTTGACCTGTAGAAATTTAGCTGGTGCTACGGGTGATATGCATAGAGTTAGGCTAAAAGACGGCAGAAGAAGAAGAATAACCGTTCGTGAAGCTGCTAGACTTCAAAGTTTCCCTGATTGGTTTACATTCGTTGGCACAGAAACTAACCAATTTTACCAAATAGGTAATGCGGTTGCACCATACTTTGCCTTTCATTTGGCCAAGAATGTGAAAAACTATTTATCCAACGAACAAACATATCTTATTACAGAAAACCAACAATTCAAACTATTTGAGAATGAAGCAATATATCAGTCCAGATAA
- a CDS encoding IS1096 element passenger TnpR family protein: MIYRLRVLLDAANDCLRDIEIEGDSTLEDFHNVITQSFQLQGDEMASFYSSDEEWNQGQEYCLFDMSEGLNPVQKMAETKIQDVLSKKDTRLIYVYDFLSMWTFLVELAEIVGPTDGIAYPQVIFSMGELPDSPPDKEFEADPRFHDDDEGDDDEEDYYDEENFDNYDDLY; the protein is encoded by the coding sequence ATGATCTATAGATTGAGGGTGCTGCTGGACGCGGCAAACGACTGCCTCCGAGACATAGAAATAGAAGGCGACAGTACGCTTGAGGACTTTCATAACGTGATCACGCAATCCTTTCAATTGCAGGGAGATGAGATGGCAAGCTTCTATTCCAGCGATGAAGAATGGAATCAAGGTCAAGAGTATTGCCTATTTGACATGAGCGAGGGATTGAATCCGGTTCAGAAGATGGCCGAAACTAAGATCCAAGATGTTTTAAGCAAGAAAGATACGCGCCTGATCTACGTCTACGACTTTTTGAGCATGTGGACCTTTCTTGTAGAACTTGCTGAGATCGTAGGCCCGACTGATGGAATCGCCTACCCTCAGGTGATATTTTCCATGGGAGAGTTGCCTGACTCCCCACCAGACAAGGAGTTTGAAGCAGATCCTCGTTTTCACGATGATGATGAAGGCGATGACGATGAAGAAGATTACTATGACGAAGAAAACTTTGACAACTACGACGACCTCTATTAG
- a CDS encoding BsuBI/PstI family type II restriction endonuclease — MKQYISPDKSRTYREKTKEVQELINTTLHILDCFGIPVENTPRRLERMAIAFLACGDIKDINHFRSVRDLNSGYALKTRGIIEYVNEHFGENISSGSYDDIRRKDLKLLTVAQVVLQSSPNSATNDSTRGYSINPVYAELLRLYGTSNWQSLVEKKLESIEPLRKKLKRERQLAKVNVTLPSGGELVFSAGKHNDLQKAIIEDFLPRYGFDAEVYYVGDTSNKYLYLETEKLEELNFFEISHDELPDVIAYSKRKNWIYLIEAVHSSGPISELRLIQLQKLTEKCKADIVYVTAFLDRKKFRQYIADIAWETEVWIADNPDHLVHFNGDKFLGPYVQR; from the coding sequence ATGAAGCAATATATCAGTCCAGATAAATCCAGAACTTATAGAGAAAAAACCAAGGAAGTTCAGGAACTGATAAACACGACACTTCACATACTAGATTGCTTCGGTATTCCAGTTGAAAATACACCTAGACGTCTTGAAAGAATGGCTATAGCTTTTCTTGCTTGCGGCGACATTAAGGATATCAATCATTTTAGATCAGTAAGAGACTTGAATTCAGGGTATGCTCTAAAAACAAGGGGTATAATTGAGTACGTAAATGAGCATTTTGGAGAGAACATCAGCTCTGGTTCATATGATGATATACGCAGAAAGGATTTAAAACTTCTTACTGTTGCACAGGTTGTTCTTCAATCCAGCCCAAATTCAGCCACAAATGACTCAACTCGCGGTTATTCGATCAATCCAGTTTATGCAGAACTTTTAAGACTTTACGGCACAAGCAATTGGCAAAGTCTTGTTGAAAAGAAGTTAGAAAGCATTGAGCCATTACGCAAAAAGTTAAAGCGAGAGCGACAGCTTGCCAAGGTTAATGTAACGTTACCTTCTGGAGGAGAACTGGTATTTTCCGCAGGAAAACATAACGATTTACAGAAAGCGATAATCGAAGACTTTTTACCGAGATACGGATTTGATGCAGAGGTCTATTATGTAGGAGACACTTCTAACAAATATCTCTATTTGGAGACTGAAAAATTAGAAGAATTGAATTTCTTCGAGATTTCACACGACGAATTACCTGATGTCATAGCATATTCAAAGCGGAAAAATTGGATATACTTAATTGAAGCTGTTCATTCATCTGGGCCAATTAGCGAACTTAGGCTGATACAGTTACAAAAATTAACAGAAAAATGTAAAGCGGACATAGTCTATGTGACAGCATTTCTTGACAGAAAAAAATTCCGTCAGTATATTGCAGATATCGCTTGGGAAACGGAAGTCTGGATAGCTGACAATCCCGACCATTTGGTGCATTTCAATGGGGATAAGTTTCTTGGGCCATACGTACAGCGCTAG